A region from the Vicia villosa cultivar HV-30 ecotype Madison, WI linkage group LG3, Vvil1.0, whole genome shotgun sequence genome encodes:
- the LOC131593320 gene encoding disease resistance protein RUN1-like: MEQQPDAFTSSNGIHTYDVFLSFRGEDTRYGFTGNLYQALNQKGIKTFMDDEVIKRGQQISPTIFKAIQHSRIAIVVFSKTYASSKWCLQELVKIIACYRDNGLVVIPVFYKVDPSEVRNHTGNYGQQLAMHEEKMKEEVRSWRFALRDASNLAGWTFGDGYEYEYEFIKRIVDTVHNTSKQNLSHVDDHAVGLEMRVSNILFRLQMLDATVIMIGICGVGGIGKTTLARAVYDSIGQQFEGLCFLPDVRGNSTKYGLAYLQQVIVYDTVGESIKLHNENEGISILIRKLQNKRILLILDDVDKLDQLKNLAGTPSWFGCGSRIIITTRRKDILAAHGVGNIYDVPVFNFQEALVFLSSIASKRPNPDVEWDRAISYSRGLPLVLKIIGSDLLEKSPDEWEISLGRYEKVCNEETQSILEVSYNSLNELEKRIFTDIACFFAGEPFSYVKKVLSACGFFTKNGIKSIDRLKNRSLISITPSGSLMVHDHIIDMAMNIVQQESPTNPCKRSRLWLPEDVVRVLDETVENDKIEVMILDNLPQGSVEKLSDKAFKEMKSLRILIIKDAVYSEVLQHLPDSLRVLDWSGYPSCCLPTDFVNLPSSCLIFNKFKNMKSLISIDFTDCIYITEVPDMSGIANLETLYLDNCKNVAKIHDSVGFLDNLMELTATGCTNLETIPKAFELASLKVLSFSECPKLVRFPEILCKIENLQHINLWQTGIKELPFSIGNVTGLEVLTLMDCTRLDKLPSSIFTLPRLQEIQADSCKGFGISTECEDYIGPVKFNVSPNKIRLYLSSCNLTNEHLFICLRGFANVVHMDLSYSNFTVLPPCIKECINLNTLLLTNCNQLQEISVIPPNLIDIDAVNCTSLTSQSQSVLLSQAFHEAGEKSVMLPGSSIPEWFDHRSSERSISFSARERFPSICVCAVFGVLEKLPHHFLVNVCLIINSHKTVLSQCSSRSIVKEHVWMFDLRNLIDRRETWLERGWNHVEISCEDCQDEHLMAEAVHGVRRMTTVKWYGIHVYRQENNTMENVLFTSANTQQENNINDERFNGDSYPLSKRQCR, translated from the exons ATGGAGCAACAACCAGACGCTTTTACTTCTTCCAACGGAATTCATACTTACGATGTTTTCCTCAGTTTCAGAGGAGAAGATACTCGCTACGGTTTCACCGGAAATCTCTACCAAGCTCTAAACCAGAAAGGAATCAAAACTTTCATGGACGATGAAGTCATTAAGAGAGGACAACAAATTTCACCAACCATTTTCAAAGCAATTCAACACTCTAGAATAGCTATAGTTGTTTTCTCTAAAACCTATGCATCCTCGAAATGGTGCCTTCAAGAACTCGTCAAAATCATTGCATGTTATAGAGACAATGGACTAGTGGTGATTCCGGTGTTTTACAAAGTGGATCCATCAGAGGTTCGAAATCATACCGGGAATTATGGACAGCAGTTGGCCATGCATGAGGAGAAAATGAAGGAGGAAGTGCGGAGTTGGAGGTTCGCTTTACGTGATGCTTCTAATCTGGCAGGATGGACTTTTGGAGATGG ATATGAATATGAATACGAGTTTATCAAAAGGATCGTTGACACGGTGCACaacacatcaaaacaaaaccTTTCACATGTTGATGATCATGCAGTTGGACTTGAGATGCGCGTATCTAATATACTATTCCGTTTACAAATGCTTGATGCAACTGTTATCATGATAGGAATATGTGGGGTTGGTGGAATAGGAAAGACTACTTTGGCAAGAGCGGTGTATGACTCAATTGGCCAACAATTTGAGGGTCTTTGCTTCCTCCCTGATGTTAGAGGAAATTCAACCAAATATGGATTGGCATATCTACAACAGGTGATTGTTTATGATACGGTTGGCGAGAGTATCAAGCTGCATAATGAGAATGAAGGAATTTCAATCCTGATCAGAAAGTTGCAAAATAAAAGGATTCTTTTGATACTTGATGACGTTGACAAATTGGATCAATTGAAGAATTTAGCAGGAACACCTAGTTGGTTTGGTTGTGGAAGTAGGATTATCATAACTACTAGGCGTAAAGATATTCTAGCTGCTCATGGAGTTGGAAATATATATGATGTACCTGTATTTAATTTTCAGGAAGCTCTTGTATTTTTAAGTTCAATTGCATCAAAAAGACCTAATCCTGATGTAGAATGGGACCGCGCAATCAGCTATTCCCGCGGTCTTCCATTGGTCTTAAAGATTATCGGTTCTGATTTATTAGAAAAATCACCGGATGAATGGGAGATTTCATTAGGCAGATATGAAAAAGTCTGCAATGAAGAAACTCAGAGTATACTTGAAGTGAGTTATAATAGTTTGAATGAACTCGAGAAGAGAATTTTCACCGATATTGCATGTTTCTTTGCTGGAGAGCCTTTTTCATATGTCAAAAAAGTACTATCTGCATGTGGTTTCTTTACAAAAAATGGTATTAAGTCTATTGACAGACTTAAGAATAGATCCCTTATATCAATCACTCCCAGTGGAAGTTTGATGGTGCATGATCATATAATAGACATGGCTATGAATATAGTACAACAAGAATCACCCACGAATCCTTGCAAGCGAAGTAGGTTATGGCTACCTGAGGATGTTGTTCGAGTTTTAGACGAAACTGTG GAAAATGATAAAATCGAAGTCATGATATTGGACAACTTACCGCAAGGAAGTGTAGAGAAGTTGAGTGACAAAGCCTTCAAAGAGATGAAAAGCCTGAGAATACTAATTATTAAGGACGCGGTATATTCCGAAGTCCTCCAACATCTACCGGATAGCTTAAGAGTTCTGGATTGGAGCGGATATCCTTCATGCTGTTTGCCAACTGATTTTGTCAATTTGCCTTCTAGTTGTCTCATTTTCAACAAATTCAAG AATATGAAGAGTTTGATTAGTATTGATTTCACCGACTGTATATACATAACAGAAGTACCTGATATGTCTGGTATCGCAAACTTGGAGACATTGTATCTTGATAATTGTAAAAAtgttgcaaaaattcatgattctGTTGGATTTCTTGATAACCTGATGGAGCTGACAGCCACAGGATGCACTAATCTAGAAACAATCCCTAAGGCATTCGAGTTGGCATCTCTTAAAGTTCTCTCTTTCTCCGAGTGTCCGAAACTTGTGAGGTTCCCAGAAATATTGTGCAAGATCGAAAATTTGCAACACATCAACTTGTGGCAAACTGGCATAAAGGAATTACCATTTTCTATTGGAAATGTGACAGGACTTGAAGTTTTAACTCTGATGGATTGTACTAGGCTTGATAAGCTACCTAGTAGCATTTTTACGCTACCAAGACTTCAAGAAATTCAAGCTGACTCGTGTAAAGGGTTCGGCATTTCTACTGAATGTGAAGATTATATTGGACCTGTGAAATTCAACGTGTCTCCAAACAAGATTCGTCTGTATTTGAGCTCTTGCAATTTAACAAATGAACATCTTTTTATCTGTCTCCGTGGTTTCGCCAACGTTGTACACATGGACCTGTCTTACAGTAACTTCACTGTCCTTCCACCGTGCATTAAAGAATGTATCAACTTGAACACTCTTCTGTTAACAAACTGCAATCAACTTCAAGAAATCTCAGTAATTCCACCAAATTTGATAGATATCGATGCAGTGAACTGCACATCATTGACATCTCAGTCACAAAGTGTACTATTAAGCCAa GCATTTCATGAAGCTGGAGAAAAAAGTGTAATGCTTCCAGGATCAAGTATACCAGAATGGTTCGATCATCGCAGCAGTGAAAGATCCATTTCCTTTTCCGCTCGTGAGAGATTCCCTAGTATTTGTGTGTGTGCTGTTTTTGGTGTGTTGGAAAAACTGCCTCATCATTTTCTAGTTAACGTCTGTTTAATCATCAACAGCCATAAAACAGTACTATCACAATGTTCTAGTCGGTCAATTGTAAAAGAACATGTGTggatgtttgatctaagaaatTTAATTGACCGTAGAGAAACATGGTTGGAACGCGGTTGGAATCATGTGGAAATTTCATGCGAAGATTGTCAAGATGAGCATTTGATGGCTGAAGCTGTTCATGGAGTTAGAAGAATGACAACTGTAAAATGGTATGGAATTCATGTGTATAGACAAGAAAACAACACAATGGAGAATGTCTTATTCACAAGTGCCAACACTCAACAAGAAAACAATATTAATGATGAAAGATTTAATGGAGACAGTTACCCTCTGTCTAAACGGCAGTGTAGATGA